The Amycolatopsis mongoliensis genome includes a window with the following:
- a CDS encoding SAM-dependent methyltransferase: MTRSPEWVPPGVDISVPSMARTYDFMLGGNHNFAVDRAVGEQIERAMPGLRDAARVNRAFLGRAVRFMAGQGVRQFLDIGSGIPTVANVHEVAQDQDPDCRVVYVDRDPVAVAHSELILAGNDRAAIVQADMRDPEKIFDAPQVRGLLDFEKPIGLLMLLMLHWVPDESGPFDLVSRYGSVLAPGSFLAITHVTGDHQGENLEEATEVIKESRSPDQVTLRTHAQVSELFAGFEIVEPGLVGCGEWRPSGPADISAAAAMNMLVYAGIGRKN, from the coding sequence GTGACACGATCACCGGAATGGGTTCCACCGGGTGTCGATATCTCCGTGCCCAGCATGGCGCGCACTTACGACTTCATGCTCGGCGGCAATCACAACTTCGCCGTCGATCGCGCGGTGGGCGAGCAGATCGAGCGCGCGATGCCCGGGCTGCGTGACGCGGCGCGCGTGAACCGTGCGTTTCTCGGGCGCGCGGTGCGGTTCATGGCCGGTCAGGGCGTCCGGCAGTTCCTCGACATCGGCTCCGGTATCCCCACGGTGGCGAACGTGCACGAGGTCGCCCAGGACCAGGATCCGGACTGCCGGGTGGTGTACGTCGACCGCGACCCGGTGGCCGTCGCGCACAGCGAACTGATCCTGGCGGGCAACGATCGTGCAGCGATCGTGCAGGCCGATATGCGGGACCCGGAAAAGATTTTCGATGCACCGCAGGTGCGCGGTCTGCTCGACTTCGAAAAACCGATCGGGCTGCTGATGCTGCTCATGCTGCACTGGGTCCCCGACGAATCCGGCCCGTTCGACCTCGTCTCGCGCTACGGTTCGGTGCTGGCACCGGGGAGCTTTCTCGCGATCACCCACGTCACCGGTGATCATCAGGGCGAAAATCTCGAAGAAGCGACCGAAGTGATCAAGGAAAGCCGCAGTCCCGATCAAGTGACGCTGCGGACGCACGCCCAGGTGTCCGAGCTCTTCGCCGGGTTCGAAATCGTCGAACCGGGGCTGGTCGGCTGCGGCGAATGGCGGCCGTCCGGGCCGGCGGACATCTCCGCCGCGGCCGCGATGAACATGCTCGTCTACGCCGGAATCGGCCGCAAGAACTGA
- a CDS encoding putative bifunctional diguanylate cyclase/phosphodiesterase: MPMIDELPEQPSGLDPERARTVLARKWAYLLSGVTVVSLSRELLDDELRGMLDTLVGSLCGTSAETVPAERIGARLVGLGYVGEPGLRCTLDVLGKGLPALPELRAVNRLTERIVLTLGALSCGFLLAHERSVLDQQEIMHLSLLKAVRDAQWHLKQSEARFDEVVTSSASGIALVALDGRIVRANAALAEMLGHPAGELTGTLVADHVHPETVEVLREAMTALVDGGKERVRQSQRLLRKDGDVARISLTASLLRDAEDRPCHFVVVVEDGTELMLLQGELSRQALHDVLTGLPNRQYFGTHLEAALRRADPEYGVTLFHVDLDAFGMICNSLGRRVGEQLLVHFAQRLKAVMVREKAMIARFYADEFGILVENTATTPGIDSIVRAINDELAEPFFVDGHGLTLSASAGVVHRPAKDIDPAELLRAADQTLRRAKVRRRGQWKMFDREADAADRRTQALAVGMAGGWENGEIGVRYRPLARLADGGVAGFEARLHWDRPDERPLAHERCAELADSTGLVLPLGDWLLRAAGRQGTWWRQRAGSRLPVVAGLTGHQMSDEALGTRVTRMLADTGLPPEQLMLGVPVGALPVPGVLENVTALADRGVRVMLDEFGLGPDDLRAVEDLPVDIVRVDRRLAEWQAWSDSTFLGALVPLVRQAGATLVVDGIHTEDQAGWWSKAGAELGTGDYFGAARPPGELAGTFT; encoded by the coding sequence ATGCCGATGATCGACGAACTGCCGGAGCAGCCCTCGGGCCTCGACCCGGAACGCGCGCGGACCGTGCTCGCCCGGAAATGGGCCTACTTGCTCAGCGGCGTGACCGTCGTTTCGCTGAGCCGGGAGCTGCTCGACGACGAACTGCGCGGAATGCTCGACACGCTGGTCGGTTCCCTGTGCGGCACGTCCGCGGAGACGGTTCCCGCCGAGCGGATCGGCGCGCGGCTGGTCGGGCTCGGCTACGTCGGCGAGCCGGGCCTGCGGTGCACCCTCGACGTCCTCGGGAAGGGCCTGCCGGCGCTGCCCGAACTGCGGGCGGTGAACCGCCTCACCGAGCGGATCGTGCTGACGCTGGGCGCGCTCTCCTGCGGTTTCCTGCTCGCGCACGAGCGCAGCGTCCTCGACCAGCAGGAGATCATGCACCTCTCGCTGCTCAAGGCGGTGCGGGACGCGCAGTGGCACTTGAAACAGAGCGAAGCCCGCTTCGACGAGGTGGTCACGTCGTCCGCGAGCGGCATCGCGCTGGTCGCCCTCGACGGCCGGATCGTGCGCGCGAACGCCGCGCTGGCCGAGATGCTGGGGCACCCGGCCGGCGAGCTGACCGGAACGCTGGTGGCCGACCACGTGCACCCGGAGACCGTCGAGGTTCTCCGCGAGGCGATGACGGCGCTGGTCGACGGCGGCAAGGAGCGGGTCCGGCAGTCCCAGCGGCTGCTGCGCAAGGACGGTGACGTCGCGCGCATCTCGCTCACCGCGTCGCTGCTGCGCGACGCCGAGGACCGGCCCTGCCACTTCGTCGTCGTGGTGGAGGACGGCACCGAGCTGATGCTGCTGCAGGGCGAGCTCAGCCGCCAGGCCCTGCACGACGTGCTGACCGGCCTGCCGAACCGCCAGTACTTCGGCACCCACCTCGAGGCGGCGCTCCGGCGCGCCGACCCGGAGTACGGCGTCACGCTCTTCCACGTCGACCTCGACGCGTTCGGCATGATCTGCAACAGCCTCGGCCGCCGCGTCGGCGAACAGCTGCTGGTGCACTTCGCGCAGCGCCTGAAGGCGGTCATGGTCCGGGAGAAGGCCATGATCGCGCGGTTCTACGCCGACGAGTTCGGCATCCTCGTCGAGAACACGGCGACGACACCGGGCATCGACTCCATCGTGCGCGCGATCAACGACGAGCTCGCCGAGCCGTTCTTCGTCGACGGACACGGGCTCACGCTGTCGGCCAGCGCGGGCGTGGTGCACCGGCCGGCGAAGGACATCGACCCGGCGGAGCTGCTGCGCGCGGCCGACCAGACGCTGCGGCGCGCCAAGGTGCGGCGGCGCGGCCAGTGGAAGATGTTCGACCGGGAAGCCGACGCCGCGGACCGGCGGACGCAGGCACTGGCCGTCGGGATGGCCGGTGGCTGGGAGAACGGCGAGATCGGCGTGCGCTACCGGCCGCTCGCGCGGCTGGCGGACGGCGGGGTCGCCGGGTTCGAGGCCCGCCTGCACTGGGACCGGCCGGACGAGCGGCCGCTGGCGCACGAACGCTGCGCGGAACTCGCCGACTCGACCGGGCTCGTGCTGCCCCTCGGGGACTGGCTGCTGCGCGCGGCGGGCCGGCAGGGCACGTGGTGGCGGCAGCGCGCGGGTTCCCGGCTGCCGGTGGTCGCCGGGCTCACCGGGCACCAGATGTCGGACGAAGCCCTCGGCACGCGCGTGACGCGGATGCTCGCGGACACCGGCCTGCCGCCGGAGCAGCTGATGCTCGGCGTCCCGGTCGGAGCGCTGCCGGTGCCCGGCGTCCTCGAGAACGTCACCGCGCTGGCCGACCGCGGGGTCCGCGTCATGCTCGACGAGTTCGGGCTGGGGCCGGACGACCTGCGGGCGGTCGAGGACCTGCCGGTCGACATCGTCCGCGTCGACCGCCGGCTGGCGGAGTGGCAGGCGTGGTCGGACTCGACGTTCCTGGGCGCGCTGGTGCCGCTGGTCCGGCAGGCCGGCGCCACGCTCGTCGTCGACGGGATCCACACCGAAGACCAGGCCGGCTGGTGGAGCAAGGCCGGCGCGGAGCTGGGCACGGGCGACTACTTCGGGGCCGCCAGGCCACCGGGCGAGCTCGCCGGCACCTTCACCTGA
- a CDS encoding DMT family transporter gives MDSVTGWVRIAVLALLWGSGFLWIKLALTGLSPVHLTLVRCALGALTLLAMAVGTGQRLPRDRRTWGRLVVAAFFCNALPFALFGIGERTVDSGVAGVMNATTPLWSLLIGVLLGTDRRLGPARLLGLALGFAGVLVIFAPWHQSGLLSGGALALLGAGLSYAIAFAYMAGKLPPGGAPLALSAAQLMTATALTALALPVSGAAPHLNLTAVVAVTILGVFGTGITFYLNYRVLTDEGPTAAATVGYLLPVVSVALGALVLGEPLTPRVVGGMVIVLAAVGLTRWPAQVKVPASSPGGLAAPK, from the coding sequence GTGGACAGTGTGACTGGTTGGGTGCGCATCGCGGTATTGGCTCTCCTGTGGGGCTCGGGCTTTCTGTGGATCAAGCTGGCCCTGACCGGGCTGAGCCCCGTCCACCTCACGCTGGTCCGCTGCGCGCTCGGCGCGCTGACGCTGCTGGCCATGGCCGTCGGGACCGGCCAGCGCCTGCCCCGCGACCGCCGGACGTGGGGCAGGCTGGTCGTCGCCGCGTTCTTCTGCAACGCCCTGCCGTTCGCGCTCTTCGGCATCGGGGAACGCACGGTGGACTCCGGCGTCGCGGGCGTCATGAACGCCACGACGCCGTTGTGGTCGCTGCTGATCGGCGTCCTGCTCGGCACGGACCGCCGCCTCGGCCCGGCCCGGCTGCTCGGGCTGGCCCTCGGCTTCGCCGGCGTGCTGGTGATCTTCGCGCCGTGGCACCAGTCGGGCCTGCTGAGCGGTGGCGCACTCGCCCTGCTCGGCGCCGGCCTCAGCTACGCGATCGCGTTCGCCTACATGGCCGGGAAGCTGCCGCCCGGCGGCGCGCCGCTCGCGCTCTCGGCCGCCCAGCTGATGACGGCGACCGCGCTCACCGCGCTGGCGCTCCCCGTGTCCGGCGCGGCCCCGCACCTGAACCTGACCGCGGTGGTGGCGGTGACGATCCTCGGCGTCTTCGGGACCGGGATCACCTTCTACCTCAACTACCGGGTCCTCACCGACGAAGGCCCGACGGCCGCCGCGACCGTCGGTTACCTGCTCCCGGTGGTGTCGGTTGCGCTCGGCGCGCTCGTCCTCGGCGAACCGCTGACGCCCCGGGTCGTCGGCGGCATGGTGATCGTGCTGGCCGCGGTCGGCCTGACCCGGTGGCCGGCTCAGGTGAAGGTGCCGGCGAGCTCGCCCGGTGGCCTGGCGGCCCCGAAGTAG
- a CDS encoding MMPL family transporter, with the protein MLPAGTPVVERVARWSTHHRAAAIFGWLALVALAWVIGTFAPGTDARSSPAGDAGTGQAALDRQASRAPLWENVLVPRDSPAVTDLVTTLTTSGAVADIRSPLDDPAQVSADGRSGLVTFRILGTGSEIRANLATATAAVDAVAARHPDARLAQAGDLSVSGAVDKSIKEDIGRSETRSLPLTLLILLAVFGSLVAAAIPVLLAGTTVLATFGFLSAVDNWIPVNSATSSMTLLIGMAVGVDYSLFFLRRVREERAHGVEESIRIAARTSGHVIVVSGLTVALCVTGLLFTGLDNLRGLTVSTILVVGLAVLASVTVLPATLSLLGTRVDRLRIPWLGKRGTRSRFWAGVASTVTRRPALWTGVAAGLLVLLALPAAGIRLQDPAPAESLPHSVAVIGAAARVQDAFPGITMPAHVVLWSDRGPVDTPAVRRAIGELTARTPKPAVVVPVGDALVVRIPLGGTGNDEAADRSLTALRETLLPQAIGGLDGVHFAVAGRTAEAHDFTAQVLARAPYVFGFILLLAFVLLLAVFRSVAVPAVSILLNLLSAGAAYGVLTLVFQDGFLAPLLGFTPYGGVLGWLPMFLFVLLFGLSTDYHVFILSRIGERRLAGGSAREAIVEGTARSSGVVTSAALIMTGVFSIFLSLAAIEYKMLGLGMAVAILLDATLVRGVLLPAALALLGDRLWPPEAPVRTSGNRLIQDAKRPPHEVRAPHGGRGRAGRS; encoded by the coding sequence ATGCTGCCTGCAGGCACGCCCGTGGTCGAACGCGTCGCGCGCTGGTCGACGCACCACCGCGCCGCGGCGATCTTCGGCTGGCTGGCGCTCGTCGCGCTCGCCTGGGTCATCGGCACGTTCGCCCCCGGCACCGACGCGCGGTCGAGCCCCGCCGGTGACGCCGGAACCGGCCAAGCGGCGCTCGACCGCCAGGCCTCCCGCGCACCGCTCTGGGAGAACGTCCTGGTACCACGGGATTCCCCGGCCGTCACCGACCTGGTGACGACGTTGACGACGTCCGGCGCGGTCGCGGACATCCGCTCCCCGCTCGACGACCCGGCCCAGGTCTCCGCCGACGGCCGGTCCGGCCTGGTCACCTTCCGGATCCTCGGTACCGGCTCGGAAATCCGGGCGAACCTCGCGACGGCGACCGCGGCCGTCGACGCGGTGGCCGCCCGCCACCCGGACGCCCGGCTCGCGCAGGCCGGCGACCTCAGCGTGTCCGGCGCGGTCGACAAGAGCATCAAGGAGGACATCGGGCGGTCCGAGACCCGCTCGCTGCCGCTCACCCTGCTGATCCTGCTGGCCGTGTTCGGCTCGCTGGTCGCGGCCGCGATCCCGGTGCTGCTCGCGGGCACCACGGTGCTCGCCACGTTCGGCTTCCTGTCCGCAGTGGACAACTGGATTCCGGTCAACAGCGCCACTTCGTCGATGACGTTGTTGATCGGCATGGCCGTCGGCGTCGACTACTCGCTGTTCTTCCTGCGCCGCGTCCGGGAGGAACGCGCGCACGGCGTCGAGGAGTCGATCCGGATCGCCGCCCGGACGTCCGGGCACGTGATCGTCGTGTCGGGGCTGACCGTCGCGCTGTGCGTGACCGGCCTGCTGTTCACCGGGCTCGACAACCTCCGCGGCCTGACCGTCAGCACGATCCTCGTCGTCGGCCTGGCCGTGCTGGCGTCGGTGACCGTGCTTCCCGCGACGCTCTCGCTGCTCGGCACCCGCGTCGACCGTCTCCGGATCCCGTGGCTGGGCAAGCGCGGCACCCGCTCGCGGTTCTGGGCCGGGGTCGCGTCGACCGTGACGCGGCGGCCGGCGCTGTGGACCGGGGTCGCCGCCGGGCTGCTGGTCCTGCTCGCCCTGCCCGCGGCCGGAATCCGCCTGCAGGACCCGGCCCCGGCCGAGAGCCTGCCGCACAGCGTCGCGGTGATCGGCGCGGCCGCGCGCGTCCAGGACGCCTTCCCCGGGATCACCATGCCCGCGCACGTCGTCCTGTGGAGCGACCGGGGCCCGGTCGACACCCCCGCGGTCCGCCGGGCGATCGGCGAACTCACCGCCCGGACACCGAAGCCGGCGGTCGTGGTCCCGGTGGGCGACGCGCTCGTCGTGCGGATCCCGCTCGGCGGCACCGGAAACGACGAAGCGGCCGACCGGTCCTTGACGGCGTTGCGGGAAACCCTGCTGCCCCAGGCGATCGGCGGCCTGGACGGTGTCCACTTCGCTGTCGCGGGCCGGACCGCCGAGGCGCACGACTTCACCGCGCAGGTGCTCGCGCGAGCGCCGTACGTCTTCGGGTTCATCCTGCTGCTCGCGTTCGTGCTGCTGCTGGCCGTGTTCCGGTCGGTGGCGGTACCGGCGGTGTCGATCCTGCTCAACCTGCTCTCGGCCGGCGCGGCCTACGGTGTGCTCACGCTGGTCTTCCAGGACGGTTTTCTCGCGCCGCTACTGGGTTTCACGCCCTACGGCGGCGTGCTGGGCTGGCTGCCGATGTTCCTGTTCGTGCTGCTGTTCGGGCTGAGCACCGACTACCACGTCTTCATCCTCAGCCGGATCGGGGAACGCCGGCTCGCGGGCGGTTCGGCGCGGGAGGCGATCGTCGAGGGCACCGCGCGCAGCTCCGGCGTCGTGACGAGTGCCGCGCTGATCATGACCGGGGTGTTCAGCATCTTCCTGAGCCTCGCCGCGATCGAGTACAAGATGCTCGGGCTCGGCATGGCGGTCGCGATCCTGCTCGACGCGACGCTCGTGCGCGGCGTGCTCCTGCCCGCGGCGCTGGCCCTGCTCGGCGACCGGCTCTGGCCACCCGAAGCCCCGGTTCGCACTTCCGGCAACCGCCTGATCCAGGACGCGAAAAGGCCGCCGCACGAGGTCAGGGCCCCTCACGGCGGCCGTGGTCGCGCAGGCCGGTCGTGA
- a CDS encoding ArsR/SmtB family transcription factor gives MWTTGDELLRQLGALGNPHRLRIVAALRAERTYVSKLARELRISRALLQVHLRKLEAAGLVEASFEVGEDGKTLRFYELTPFSVVLTPETIAAAVPTLTTPESVQRDGEEGRT, from the coding sequence ATGTGGACCACGGGCGACGAGCTCCTGCGGCAGCTGGGTGCCCTCGGCAACCCGCACCGGCTGCGGATCGTCGCCGCCCTGCGCGCCGAGCGCACCTATGTCAGCAAGCTCGCGCGCGAGCTGCGGATCAGCCGCGCGCTGCTGCAGGTCCACCTGCGCAAGCTCGAAGCCGCGGGCCTGGTCGAGGCCAGCTTCGAGGTCGGCGAAGACGGCAAGACCCTGCGGTTCTACGAGCTCACGCCGTTCTCCGTCGTGCTGACGCCGGAGACGATCGCGGCCGCCGTGCCGACGCTGACCACACCGGAATCCGTCCAGCGGGACGGCGAGGAGGGACGGACATGA
- a CDS encoding Long-chain-fatty-acid--CoA ligase has translation MRVVDLADRPDLLDSALGLGDVGGQFIYQGASGRMITGERFRRHWARYFLIALDDDGAPMARALSVPLTFPAEDRTELPDHGWDQAIEWAAQDVMDGREPTALCALEVVIAPHLRGRGLAAPMLKALKARAAETGLRKLIVSVRPIGKEEEPAVPMPEYAARRRDDGLLADRWLRTHERLGARVVKVCPFAVTLSGSFADWRAWTGVKLEDGENFVPGGIAPVYASTAYDTATYVEPNVWMDHPM, from the coding sequence ATGCGCGTTGTCGATCTTGCCGACCGTCCCGACCTGCTCGACTCCGCCCTGGGCCTCGGCGACGTCGGCGGCCAGTTCATCTACCAGGGCGCCAGCGGCCGGATGATCACCGGCGAGCGGTTCCGGCGCCACTGGGCGCGCTACTTCCTGATCGCCCTCGACGACGACGGCGCGCCGATGGCGCGCGCGTTGTCGGTCCCGCTCACCTTCCCCGCGGAAGACCGCACGGAACTCCCGGACCACGGCTGGGACCAGGCGATCGAGTGGGCCGCCCAGGACGTGATGGACGGCCGCGAACCCACCGCGTTGTGCGCACTGGAAGTCGTCATCGCGCCGCACCTGCGTGGCCGCGGGCTGGCCGCGCCCATGCTGAAAGCGCTGAAGGCGCGGGCCGCGGAAACGGGACTGCGCAAGCTGATCGTGTCGGTCCGCCCGATCGGCAAAGAAGAGGAACCCGCCGTCCCGATGCCGGAGTACGCCGCCCGCCGCCGCGACGACGGCCTGCTCGCCGACCGCTGGCTGCGCACGCACGAGCGCCTCGGCGCGCGGGTGGTGAAGGTGTGCCCGTTCGCCGTGACGCTTTCCGGTTCGTTCGCCGACTGGCGCGCCTGGACCGGCGTGAAGCTCGAGGACGGCGAGAACTTCGTCCCGGGCGGCATCGCGCCGGTGTACGCGTCGACCGCCTACGACACCGCGACGTACGTCGAGCCGAACGTCTGGATGGACCACCCGATGTGA
- a CDS encoding DUF2786 domain-containing protein, giving the protein MTESDPQLERIRKLLAKAEDPAVTEAEAEAYNKKAAELVARYGIDQAMLAASGASTDEIGTLKIPMNDPYSRDKASLLTSVAYPLRCRTLLHRFGQKVESVTVFGYRSDIGRVELLFTSLLLQAGTQLTRVRPDGFFPGESLAAYRRTWLHGFARAVHERLSQAEQEAVRTAAPGERSAELVVRDRAQLVQHAFDAEFGDLRSAAPRRLSGSGYLDGHDAGKRANLDPSALTRRLKALR; this is encoded by the coding sequence ATGACCGAGTCAGACCCGCAGCTCGAGCGCATCCGCAAGCTGCTGGCCAAGGCCGAGGACCCGGCGGTCACCGAGGCGGAGGCCGAGGCCTACAACAAGAAGGCCGCCGAGCTGGTCGCGCGCTACGGGATCGACCAGGCGATGCTGGCCGCCTCCGGGGCGAGCACCGACGAGATCGGCACGCTGAAGATCCCGATGAACGACCCCTACAGCCGCGACAAGGCGAGCCTGCTGACGTCGGTCGCCTACCCGCTGCGCTGCCGGACGCTGTTGCACCGGTTCGGCCAGAAGGTCGAGAGCGTCACGGTGTTCGGCTACCGGTCCGACATCGGCCGGGTCGAGCTGCTGTTCACCAGCCTGCTGCTGCAGGCGGGCACGCAGCTGACGCGCGTCCGGCCGGACGGCTTCTTCCCCGGCGAGTCGCTCGCCGCCTACCGGCGCACGTGGCTGCACGGCTTCGCCCGCGCGGTGCACGAACGGCTGTCGCAAGCCGAGCAGGAAGCGGTCCGCACGGCGGCGCCCGGCGAGCGGTCGGCCGAGCTGGTCGTCCGCGACCGCGCGCAGCTGGTGCAGCACGCGTTCGACGCCGAATTCGGCGACCTGCGCTCGGCCGCACCCCGGCGGCTGTCCGGCAGCGGCTACCTCGACGGCCACGACGCCGGCAAGCGGGCCAACCTCGACCCGTCCGCGTTGACCCGCCGGCTGAAGGCCCTGCGCTGA
- a CDS encoding response regulator, protein MTSVLVVDDQDLVRAGFAALLGAVPGIDVIGEARDGLEAVSKAATLRPDVVLMDIRLPELDGVRATERILASASPRPSVIMLTVFDLDEYVYAALRAGASGFLLKDSPPETLIASIHAAARGDMLSGPTITRRLVEAFTTAPPAAAPELTGLTDREREVLRFVGTGATNGDIAAELRVSEATVKTHLNRLMAKLGVSSRAQAVVVAYETGLVSPGDTRTRCARPNT, encoded by the coding sequence GTGACCAGCGTGCTGGTGGTCGACGACCAGGACCTCGTCCGCGCCGGGTTCGCCGCGTTGCTCGGCGCGGTGCCGGGAATCGACGTCATCGGCGAAGCGCGTGACGGGCTCGAAGCCGTCTCGAAGGCGGCGACGCTGCGTCCCGACGTCGTCCTGATGGACATCCGGCTGCCCGAGCTGGACGGCGTCCGGGCGACCGAGCGGATCCTCGCGTCGGCGTCACCGCGACCCAGCGTGATCATGCTGACGGTGTTCGACCTCGACGAGTACGTCTACGCGGCGTTGCGCGCGGGCGCGTCGGGCTTCCTGCTCAAGGACAGCCCGCCGGAGACGCTGATCGCGAGCATCCACGCGGCCGCCCGCGGCGACATGCTGTCCGGCCCGACGATCACCCGCCGGCTGGTGGAGGCGTTCACCACCGCGCCGCCCGCGGCCGCGCCGGAGCTGACGGGGCTGACGGACCGCGAGCGGGAGGTGCTGCGTTTCGTGGGCACCGGCGCGACGAACGGCGACATCGCGGCCGAGCTGCGCGTCAGCGAGGCGACGGTGAAGACCCACCTCAACCGGCTGATGGCGAAGCTGGGCGTTTCGAGCCGGGCGCAGGCGGTGGTCGTGGCGTACGAAACCGGGCTCGTGTCGCCGGGCGACACGCGCACCCGGTGCGCGCGTCCGAACACCTGA
- a CDS encoding sensor histidine kinase → MPGLLRARPLLADVLLAVVVAAYQLAGATDLGGHFGDHARPLGLVLAAVSALPLALRRRFPIPALVACVVLMGLFYGLGFRSQLGQLSVVVAAYTVWAHCRFRDALLVTVLGLAAYETSMLFGSPVSPVGDSLLALLLVVGIAAVGRAAYVRSHRLRDAEHEAEQAVAEERVRIAHELHDVVSHHLSVISVQANLARYVFESAPDTARTALDTITGTTTEALDELRRLLSVLRPPRHAPEEYRPQPGLADLDALAARVREAGIPVDVRVTGEPRTLPPGQQLCAYRVAQEALTNVLKHAGSPASLVLDYRAAELVLSVRDSGGRAVPPNPAGHGLVGMRERARMYGGVIEIGPRDPAGFAVVLTLPYPSRPSPEPQEPE, encoded by the coding sequence GTGCCGGGACTCCTTCGCGCGCGGCCGCTGCTCGCTGACGTACTGCTCGCGGTCGTCGTCGCGGCGTACCAGCTCGCCGGCGCGACCGACCTGGGCGGGCACTTCGGCGACCACGCGCGGCCGCTCGGGCTGGTCCTCGCGGCCGTGAGCGCGCTGCCGCTCGCGCTGCGCCGGCGGTTCCCGATCCCGGCGCTGGTGGCCTGCGTGGTCCTGATGGGACTGTTCTACGGCCTCGGCTTCCGGTCGCAGCTCGGCCAGCTCAGCGTGGTCGTGGCCGCCTACACGGTGTGGGCGCACTGCCGGTTCCGGGACGCGCTGCTCGTGACCGTGCTCGGCCTGGCCGCCTACGAGACGTCGATGCTGTTCGGCAGCCCGGTCTCCCCGGTCGGCGACTCGCTCCTCGCGCTGCTGCTCGTCGTCGGGATCGCGGCGGTCGGGCGCGCCGCCTACGTGCGCAGCCACCGCCTGCGCGACGCCGAGCACGAGGCCGAGCAGGCCGTCGCCGAAGAACGCGTCCGGATCGCGCACGAGCTGCACGACGTCGTCTCGCACCACCTTTCGGTGATCTCGGTGCAGGCCAACCTCGCGCGGTACGTCTTCGAGTCGGCACCGGACACCGCGCGGACGGCGCTGGACACGATCACCGGCACGACGACCGAAGCGCTCGACGAGCTGCGACGCCTCCTGAGCGTCCTTCGCCCGCCGCGGCACGCTCCGGAGGAGTACCGGCCGCAGCCCGGGCTCGCCGACCTGGACGCGCTCGCCGCGCGGGTCCGCGAGGCCGGCATCCCGGTCGACGTGCGCGTCACCGGCGAGCCCCGGACGTTGCCGCCGGGTCAGCAGCTGTGCGCCTACCGCGTCGCGCAGGAGGCCCTGACCAACGTGCTCAAGCACGCCGGTTCCCCGGCTTCGCTGGTGCTCGACTACCGGGCGGCCGAGCTGGTGCTCAGCGTGCGCGATTCGGGCGGCCGCGCGGTGCCGCCGAACCCGGCCGGGCACGGGCTGGTCGGCATGCGCGAACGCGCCCGGATGTACGGTGGCGTGATCGAGATCGGCCCCCGTGACCCGGCCGGGTTCGCCGTCGTGCTGACCCTGCCCTACCCGAGCCGCCCGTCGCCCGAACCGCAGGAGCCCGAGTGA
- a CDS encoding TetR/AcrR family transcriptional regulator: MGTRQRLIDTASELLAGEGVDAVTLRGIAKAAGVSHGAPLRHFSGRAELLSAVATRGYAGLLARRETLPGNSPRERLTAACHSYLDFALANPAMFELMFRRDLVDADDPALSAAASAVFDTFAVLVAAVPTRIARSGADLRLVAASLWAALHGLAQLWLWGGLAGASFAPSPESALAVTLDAYLG, from the coding sequence ATGGGCACCCGGCAACGCCTGATCGACACCGCGTCCGAGCTGCTGGCCGGCGAAGGCGTCGACGCGGTGACGCTGCGCGGGATCGCGAAGGCCGCCGGCGTTTCGCACGGCGCCCCGCTGCGGCACTTCTCCGGCCGCGCCGAACTGCTGTCCGCCGTGGCGACGCGCGGGTACGCCGGCCTGCTCGCCCGCCGGGAGACACTGCCGGGGAACTCGCCGCGAGAGCGGCTGACCGCCGCCTGTCACAGCTACCTCGACTTCGCGCTGGCCAACCCGGCGATGTTCGAGCTGATGTTCCGCCGCGACCTGGTCGACGCGGACGACCCGGCGCTCTCGGCGGCGGCGAGCGCGGTCTTCGACACCTTCGCGGTGCTGGTGGCGGCGGTGCCGACGCGGATCGCACGGTCGGGCGCCGACCTGCGGCTGGTCGCCGCGTCGCTGTGGGCGGCGCTGCACGGCCTTGCGCAGCTGTGGCTCTGGGGCGGGCTGGCCGGCGCGAGCTTCGCGCCGTCGCCGGAGTCGGCGCTGGCCGTCACGCTCGACGCGTACCTCGGCTAG